Proteins co-encoded in one Octopus sinensis linkage group LG6, ASM634580v1, whole genome shotgun sequence genomic window:
- the LOC115213217 gene encoding prostatic spermine-binding protein-like, with protein sequence MVALTHRPVQDVGESGKPSRMLLFSVRWFQMWSPQHKTKATRTRGSCTANNDGKNVDNVDDDDNGVDDKYNEEDDVDDNYGQDDEYVDDDDGKDDEENGGDDDDDSDDDGTSAADDDAVVAVGNNNDDVDVGGGGGEDNAKDDNVNNNDGDGGADEVYEDNTDDEDDGYINDDIGNDTDTEGTYFSSEKIHTLNKARTLY encoded by the exons ATGGTGGCTCTAACCcaccgacctgtccaagatgtgggcgagtcagggaaaccgtcccgcatgcTATTGTTCAGTGTTCGGTGGTTTCAgatgt GGTCaccacaacacaaaacaaaagcgACAAGAACGAGAGGCAGTTGTACTGCTAATAACGACGGCAAAAatgttgataatgttgatgatgacgacaatggtgtTGATGATAAATATAATGAAGAGGACGACGTTGACGACAACTACGGCCAAGACGACGAATatgtcgatgacgatgatggtaaagACGATGAAGAAAAtggtggcgacgacgacgatgatagcgACGACGACGGCACCTCAGCTGCCGATGACGATGCTGTCGTCGCCGTCggtaacaacaatgatgatgttgatgtaggcggcggcggcggcgaagaCAACGCCAAAGACGACAACGTAAACaacaacgatggtgatggtggtgctgatgaagTTTACGAAGATAATactgacgacgaagacgacggcTACATCAATGATGATATTGGTAATGATACTGACACCGAAGGAACGTACTTTTCATCTGAAAA AATACACACTTTGAATAAAGCCAGAACTCTGTATTAG